The Teredinibacter sp. KSP-S5-2 genome includes a window with the following:
- a CDS encoding EAL domain-containing protein: MLGGRLEIDSIFLTETLDALPLFIYRVNLAGELTYANKAFTDQLQKEWSELEGKTAFDLHPEEFAKKYSEDDQKVIDSNSIYHDIEENLDTKTQQVKYVEIYKIPMRDGAGNIIGIQGVYWDISQQFLREQKLTSNELLFRTIASCSPDNIVLLNQDLEIVYLNKAFFNENVESLYGKSVYTLLSPENEDDFQQVVDIAKTGACAHPFFASVLDENNERFIYQVRFSVVDITSLGACYYLTCIDVTQKIEQEKMLRQASVVFEYASEAILVCALDGEIQNVNQACLDLTCLNRIDLIGKCFDEFVDPRKDQCSLEDAIEKARVNNSWRGELTMRIKSRSLMHVIAAISFVANDDQDIPNVVVLLTDVTAQNKHQEELEHIAHYDTLTNLPNRYFFDKLLRMAMDKALRESTTLALLHIDIDNFKNINELHGHQQGDLVLASLARKIESQLGEDDVVGRIGGDQFLVVIPRVESKKEHIKYIARLLDSISRPISIGKHELSLMASVGVTYYPQQEPVEVDHLIRQADLAMYQAKLRSDKRISIFDSRTEKNLKDFGKIRSDMKRALMEGEMCLYYQPKINMRTKEVFGVEALARWVHPDKGLLVPDYFIPAIIEDPLAIVLDDWVMDQARRQLDRWLKQGFNLNISVNVSAKSIEGSAFYKKVEKIFNGIPSGKIIIEILESSAVNDTQRIATVIKQCEKIGLMFSLDDFGTGFSTLSFLKELPVKELKVDRMFVQEMLKDRDSLAIVKSILAMATAFDRSVIAEGVESEAHAKALMDLGCDQAQGYHYAEPMCEEEFRQWLRKWQASS, encoded by the coding sequence ATGTTGGGAGGTCGCTTGGAAATTGATTCGATATTTTTAACAGAGACTCTCGATGCTTTGCCGCTGTTTATTTACCGGGTAAACCTGGCAGGTGAGTTAACTTATGCCAATAAGGCATTCACTGACCAATTGCAGAAAGAATGGTCAGAGCTTGAAGGTAAAACTGCTTTTGATCTTCACCCTGAAGAATTCGCAAAAAAATACAGTGAAGATGACCAAAAGGTTATCGATTCCAACAGTATTTACCACGATATTGAAGAGAATCTGGATACTAAAACCCAGCAGGTAAAATACGTTGAGATATACAAAATACCGATGCGGGATGGTGCGGGTAATATCATAGGGATTCAGGGTGTTTATTGGGATATCAGCCAGCAGTTTTTAAGGGAACAGAAACTAACGAGTAATGAATTACTTTTTCGCACAATCGCTAGTTGCTCGCCGGATAATATTGTCCTGCTAAATCAGGATCTTGAGATCGTTTACTTGAACAAAGCATTTTTTAATGAAAATGTCGAAAGTCTTTATGGCAAATCTGTCTATACGTTGTTATCTCCAGAAAACGAAGATGACTTTCAGCAGGTTGTCGATATAGCTAAAACAGGTGCATGTGCACATCCTTTTTTTGCTTCCGTTCTTGATGAGAATAATGAGAGATTTATTTATCAAGTCCGTTTTTCTGTGGTGGATATTACCTCTCTGGGGGCGTGTTATTACCTGACGTGCATTGACGTCACACAGAAAATTGAACAGGAAAAAATGCTTCGCCAAGCTTCTGTCGTATTTGAGTATGCCAGTGAGGCGATTTTGGTTTGTGCATTAGATGGTGAGATACAAAATGTCAATCAAGCTTGTCTGGATTTAACCTGTCTAAATCGAATAGATTTAATCGGGAAATGTTTTGATGAGTTTGTTGATCCGAGAAAGGATCAATGTTCGTTAGAGGATGCAATCGAAAAAGCCAGGGTCAATAATTCCTGGCGTGGCGAACTGACAATGAGAATCAAAAGTCGTTCGCTGATGCATGTTATCGCTGCGATAAGTTTTGTTGCCAATGATGATCAAGATATACCGAATGTTGTTGTGTTGCTTACTGATGTTACTGCGCAAAATAAGCATCAGGAGGAATTAGAGCATATTGCACATTATGATACGTTAACCAATCTTCCCAATCGGTATTTCTTCGATAAATTACTGCGTATGGCGATGGATAAAGCCTTGCGCGAAAGTACAACCTTAGCCCTGCTACATATTGATATTGATAATTTTAAAAACATTAATGAGTTACATGGTCATCAGCAGGGTGATCTTGTTTTGGCTTCCCTGGCTAGAAAAATTGAGAGCCAGCTTGGCGAAGATGATGTTGTTGGTCGTATTGGTGGTGATCAATTTCTTGTTGTTATTCCCAGAGTTGAATCAAAAAAAGAACATATAAAATATATAGCCAGGTTGTTAGACAGTATTTCTCGTCCAATTAGTATAGGTAAGCACGAACTTTCTCTTATGGCTAGTGTTGGTGTGACTTATTATCCCCAGCAAGAGCCGGTAGAAGTGGATCACTTAATCCGTCAAGCCGACTTGGCAATGTACCAGGCAAAGCTGCGTTCCGATAAGCGCATTTCTATCTTTGACTCCCGGACAGAAAAAAATCTTAAAGACTTTGGTAAGATTCGCTCGGATATGAAGCGGGCTCTAATGGAAGGTGAAATGTGTTTGTATTATCAGCCAAAAATCAATATGCGCACCAAAGAGGTATTTGGTGTTGAGGCATTAGCTCGTTGGGTTCATCCAGATAAAGGTTTGCTGGTTCCAGATTACTTTATTCCGGCAATTATTGAAGATCCTTTAGCAATTGTGTTGGATGACTGGGTGATGGATCAGGCTAGACGTCAGTTGGATCGTTGGTTGAAGCAGGGTTTCAATTTAAATATAAGTGTCAATGTGAGTGCTAAAAGTATTGAAGGGTCAGCTTTCTACAAAAAAGTGGAAAAAATATTTAACGGTATCCCGTCGGGAAAAATCATTATCGAGATTCTGGAGAGTAGTGCTGTGAATGATACGCAGCGTATTGCTACCGTTATAAAACAATGCGAAAAAATTGGCCTGATGTTCTCGTTAGATGATTTCGGTACGGGGTTCTCGACGCTGAGTTTTCTCAAGGAACTTCCTGTGAAAGAGTTAAAAGTAGATCGAATGTTCGTGCAGGAAATGCTAAAGGATCGGGATAGCTTGGCTATTGTAAAAAGCATACTCGCTATGGCCACGGCATTTGATCGGAGTGTGATCGCGGAAGGCGTGGAAAGTGAAGCGCATGCCAAGGCATTAATGGATCTAGGTTGTGATCAAGCTCAAGGCTATCACTATGCTGAACCTATGTGCGAGGAAGAATTCAGGCAATGGCTCAGAAAGTGGCAGGCAAGCTCGTGA
- a CDS encoding deoxynucleoside kinase: MIDTEDLQIDLIGKDLPRYIAVEGPIGVGKTTLTKNLAQTFNYETLLEKAEENPFLERFYAGEKNSALSTQLFFLFQRVQQINELRQADLFEPVRVADFLIEKDQLFAQVTLDDDELKLYQQVYEHLTINAPVPDLVIYLQAPADVLMERIEQRGIAAERSIDGDYLMQLNDAYTRFFHYYDSSPLLIVNAAEIDWVNNPEDYKALVEYMLSISSGRHYYNPQPSALLS; the protein is encoded by the coding sequence TTGATTGATACCGAAGACCTTCAAATTGATCTTATAGGAAAAGACCTACCCAGATACATCGCAGTCGAAGGCCCCATTGGTGTGGGCAAAACCACTTTGACAAAAAATCTGGCACAAACATTCAACTACGAAACACTATTAGAAAAAGCAGAAGAAAATCCTTTTTTGGAACGGTTTTACGCCGGCGAAAAGAATTCTGCCCTATCTACCCAGCTTTTCTTCTTGTTCCAACGAGTCCAGCAAATTAATGAACTCAGACAGGCAGACTTGTTTGAGCCAGTTCGCGTTGCAGACTTCTTAATTGAAAAAGACCAACTTTTTGCGCAAGTCACTCTGGATGATGACGAACTCAAGCTTTACCAACAGGTCTACGAGCATTTAACTATCAATGCCCCGGTACCGGATCTGGTTATTTATTTACAAGCACCCGCTGACGTGTTGATGGAACGCATTGAGCAACGGGGAATTGCAGCTGAACGTTCCATAGACGGCGATTATTTAATGCAATTGAACGACGCCTATACTCGCTTTTTCCATTACTACGATAGCTCTCCTCTATTAATCGTAAACGCGGCGGAAATTGACTGGGTAAATAACCCGGAAGACTATAAAGCTCTAGTTGAATACATGCTATCTATTAGCAGCGGTCGCCATTATTACAACCCACAACCATCTGCCCTATTAAGTTAG
- the panB gene encoding 3-methyl-2-oxobutanoate hydroxymethyltransferase, whose translation MVYASHSPKPLEKSITNLKLQAMKAQGEKFVTVALYDAPMAAMAERSGVEVVLVGDSLGMTVLGYDSTIPVTMEQMIYHIEAVSRGNKKSLIMADLPFMTYATPTQAMENAARAMQAGAHMIKIEGGSWLTETITMLADRGIPVCAHIGLTPQSVNKLGGFRVQGRTEEKAQELFDDAKKLEAAGADILLMECVPADLAKKITEALTIPTIGIGAGRDTDAQVLVINDILGLTPIPPKFSKNFLVETTDIPGALAKYVGDVKNGVFPSNEHIFE comes from the coding sequence ATGGTTTATGCCTCTCACTCACCGAAACCACTTGAAAAAAGCATCACCAACCTGAAACTTCAGGCAATGAAGGCACAAGGGGAGAAGTTTGTCACGGTTGCACTTTACGATGCCCCCATGGCAGCAATGGCTGAGCGCAGTGGTGTTGAAGTGGTGCTTGTGGGAGACAGCCTCGGCATGACAGTTCTGGGATACGACAGCACCATTCCTGTAACGATGGAGCAAATGATTTACCACATTGAAGCAGTGAGTCGCGGGAATAAAAAATCTTTGATCATGGCCGACTTACCGTTTATGACCTACGCCACACCAACACAAGCAATGGAAAATGCAGCGAGAGCCATGCAGGCTGGTGCACACATGATCAAAATTGAAGGTGGCAGCTGGCTGACAGAAACCATAACCATGTTGGCTGACAGAGGTATACCCGTATGTGCACATATTGGCTTAACGCCACAGTCAGTTAACAAACTGGGTGGGTTTCGAGTGCAGGGCCGCACAGAAGAAAAAGCGCAAGAACTTTTTGACGACGCAAAAAAACTCGAAGCCGCAGGAGCAGATATTTTGTTAATGGAATGCGTTCCAGCCGATCTTGCAAAAAAGATAACTGAAGCGTTAACAATTCCAACCATTGGCATTGGTGCAGGAAGAGATACAGACGCTCAAGTGTTAGTCATCAACGATATTCTGGGCCTTACTCCAATACCGCCAAAGTTTTCAAAAAATTTCTTGGTGGAAACGACAGATATCCCTGGCGCTCTAGCAAAATATGTCGGTGATGTAAAAAACGGTGTGTTCCCTTCTAACGAACATATATTTGAATAG